In the Haemorhous mexicanus isolate bHaeMex1 chromosome 16, bHaeMex1.pri, whole genome shotgun sequence genome, CTTTctcccaaagcctggccagggctcaaGGAGGAACCAGGGGAGTTGGCTTTGATCCTTCAGCCCCAAACAAGGCCAGGTGGGGCCTGCTCTGGTttctaaatacagaaagatAAATCCACGTTTTATCAAGGAACACATACACAGATCATGTTGGTAATAATGCTTCCTTAAGGAGTGGATACAAATCTAACATTTGGTTTGAAGGTTCATCTAGAGGTGAACTTTGCCTCAGGGCCTGTTCAGGCCTTGGTACTTTGATCAGCCCTCAGACCTACAATGAACTACAACCCTCATAACAATTCTTTCAATAACACAGTTTAGATTTCCATATCAGGCATAAAGACATCTCCTCCTGTACTTCAATTAAGTGCTATTGGACATTTCAACAGGATCAGATGCTACTTCTGCTAATAATCCATTCAGCTTATTCATGGAAACTccacaggacagggcagcacACATGGGGCACAGGATGAACCAGAATCTTTTGCTTGCTGAAATCCAGGGCACTCCTTGGGGGGAAAATGTTCCCTGGGCCCCAACTCTTCCTTGTGGTTGTTGCTGAAGGACCCGAAATGGTGGCCCTGCAGCCAAGAGTGGTGTGACACTGACAccgagcagctccagcaccccgaGTTCTACTGACACTGGCAGGgatggaaaagcacagaaatcctcTCACACTGGGGCCTCTAGAACTAGAACAGGGTTGGGTTTCTCCTGGAGGGAAATCTTAGGGAATCCTGTCCAAGTGATCCTTgtattcctgtgttttctttcactgtccCTTCACTGACAGTGACAGtcagagcccagggacagagtTCTGGCCACCCCACAGGGTGGGCCCTCCAAGGGAACCCCATCCCTCCCAACTCCAGCTGAGAACATCCCCAGCAATTGGTGACATGCACTGCTTTGGCTACCCTGATCTTCACAGTTTCATAACTAATCATTCCATTTTGATCACTCACCCCTTGGTGAAACACTAGAGGTGTTTGTGGCAGACAAAGATTCTGGCTGACCATCAAGGTACAACTTACAGACATCAGCAGCACTTTAGTGACACagttcttcattcttttttctcagtctcATTCGAGTTAGGAACAATAATTCTGTTGTCCATGGAGCTGGTGCCTTTTTAATTCCAGAATAATGCCCCAAGGCCCTTTGCTGTTCAGCTTTTCCATGTTGTCTGTGCCTAACAAGGCTTGGGGGGCCCTTTCCCCTCTGGCTGGAAGGGGCCGGGTCCCAGTCCCTGAGGGGCACCCAGGCTCCTGGATGGAATTCCTCTGGAAGTCCCTCAgggtcacagcagcctgcacaTGGAGCCCCGTGGATCAGAGCATTTTCCAAAGGGGCCCTTGGGGCAAACAGGGAGATTTGCTCTGGCAGGATGTGTAAAACAATATCCTGTCAGATCTGCTGGGTCTCACACAGAACacttggctgcagggacacattcccaTTGCTCCTGCCCAGGTTTCAGGACTCAGAGTTGTCTTTCCTAGGAGctgttccttcagctgcctTGGGAGGGCCTTTTGGCCTCCACACCCACACTCTGGCTCCATTATTAGGGCTGCTGGATCCAAACCCTTTATCTCCACAAATGGTGGTGATTGGAGGTGGAGCTCCTTTTTTCACAACCTTTCTTAAAATTGCAATTTCAATAATTGTGCTACCCTGTCATGGGGTTGAATAATCCAAACTTGTTCACTATTGTTTAACAGAATGACTGCAATTTCTCCTTGATAGTCTGCATCAATTCCTCCTGCCATGACATGAACACTTTGCAAGGCCAAGCTCCAAGCGAGCAGTGACCAAAGCAAAGTGTCCTGGAGGAATCTCAATTCTTGTTTCAGTATTGATAGCTCTCATTTGCTTTGAATTTATCCCAATTAATTCCAGTGCATGaaggcccagccctgcagcctctgggctggccctgccaggggccatCCCAGCCAGAGCAATTTCCCAGGCAGTCCAAGTCTCACTGCCCATGGCTGTATTTGCAAattgggagcagccctgcacagccagggggtTTCCATTTCCTCAGTGGGCCATTGTTAAGAGCATGGAGCACATCTGGGAGATGGGTTCTCCATGGGCACAGGTTCCCATCTCTTCATTCTTTCAACTGCTCTTTTCACAACCCCTTCACCCGTTCAACCAATCCTGCAGCTTGTGGATGGTCTGCTACATGAAAAACCCTGCAGGCTTAATCActgcatttttcacaggaaCAGACAAAGCACTCTGCATCACAGTGTCAGCAAACCCTGTAAAAATAGCCAATTTcatcccttcctccttttttcattgAATACAATCTCACAAAGTTGACCACTGACATTAGGGTCCTGGCCAGTCCTGTTCTGTAGGGAATTTAGTGTTACATCCCTGAGAAGCCAAAGCTACCAAATTAGTAATGTCAACACTATTTcacatcattattattttatatgtagATATACATATTggtatagatatagatagatatagacatacatataaaaatataaaaatgtatataaagGTCCTATTATACTATAAATACATATATcaataattattatattaatatttcactTGCACAAATGCATTTGATCTCAAGATTAAAACCTTCTTTTCTTGCTCCATGTGGGAGCATTCCAGCAATAATTGTTCCTTCTGAAGGTGCTGTTTGCAATGTACTCTTAACAAATCCATCATTGTCTGCCCAAACCCAcaagttcttttccttttccatatgCAATTTTTGAATGCATTTGAAGACATCCAGGGGTGCAGTTTCTTTTCACCAACTGCCCCACTGCTCACATGGTGCTCCAACCTCAGCccactccagagccagggaactCCAGGGAAGGGCTTCCCATCTGGGAATTTCTGATGGGACTGATTCCTCACATTTACATTGAACAAGTGACATTTTGTTGTCATCTGGCCAGACTGTGCCAGTTCTGTTTTACCAGTGGGCAGGGTCAGCACCAAGGACACAGACTCCAGCTGAAGGAATCAGtgtcatttcctgcagctcaaagcagcaaagaatcacaaaaggagcagctcagcaatgCACCCAATCATCCCCACCAAAGATTGCCTGCAGTGATTAACAAAGATCCAGCAGCATTTaccctcagccttttccatcccccagatccacacagcagctgggggaagctgtcacagcccagggctgcagagccactcctgggcactgggaattcctgcaggtgcctccaGCCACAGGTGAGGCTCCAACCCCGCTGGGAGagggcccagctctgacagtgcTGGATGAACAAACTGACAGCACTTCCAGTGGGGGAACATCTGGTTTCATGCTCCTCTTGGCTCCctcccaaagcctggccagggcccCAGGAGGAACCAGGGGAGGTGACTTTGATCCTTCAGCCCCAAACAGGGCCAGATGTCAGATTTCATGGCCTTGTCTGGCTTCTAAACACAGAAAGGTCAATGCATGTTTCATTGAGGAGTGCCTACATCTATCACAGTGCTAATGACCATGCATATTTCATTAGGGAGCAGATACAAAGATAACCTTTGGGTGGAAGGTTcatccagaggcacctttgGCTCAGGGCCTGCTGTCCAGGCCTCCCTCAGGGCTGTTGTCCAGGCCTTGGCACTTCAGGGACGTGGTTTAGTGCTgggcttggcactgctgggtgacTGACTGCACTGGTGAGctcagagatcttttccaactgaaaggattctgggattccatggttATATCCACTGCATTCAGCTGGGTCTATTTTAGCAGCATGACTTTGCTCAGAAAGTTCCCTcttgcccagctcctgtggcctgaggcttcagctccttcagctcctggtgctgagctgctcatgCTGAACGAGACAACTCCGAGAGACAAACACAGTCCATCCAATTCCTtctgggacacagagaggggaggctgtggaaacaggagcattgtttgctgtggcctcctctctgcccttcacGCCTTTCAGCGCTCTGAACCAGCCAAGAGCTTTCTCCAAGAGTGCAAtggagcagctgttcctgctcccgGGTCTGGCTCTCTCCAGTCTCTGACCTTGCTTGGTTCTGTCCCTCTtgctgtgccctctgttcccccAGGGCtcgctggctgctgcccaggactgTGGGACTGGCACAGATCCAGTGCTCCAGACCCTCCTTTCTgtgcccttggagctgcctgggcacagcagccttttccatcTAGAAGCTCCCCATGGACAGGGagtccccagctccattccttGCACAAtctccaggagcccagggctgccatcTCAagtccctgctggcactgggggctcccaggtgcctcaggctgctgtgacacCGCTGCACAcgggagggaagaggggcaggggctgtgctgaaagtcagctccatctgctgctgctgctgctgctgctgctgctgctgctgctgctgctgctgctgctgctgctgctgatgctgctgtggggtcatttgtgcagccctggcccagagTCAGGGATCAgatccaggccctgctgctgctccctcaggatCAGCCCCACTTTGGCTGTTGCTGTCAGGGCCAGCAGaagccctggctggagcagcaggtgctgacAGTGCCCCAAGCCCCGGGGctggaggggtccctgggctggggctggcagggagctgccccttgttctccctctgccccaagCAAAGCTGGGCCGGGCACAagtggggcagcacagccagcagggagcctgccagtctcttccagccctgtcTGCTCAGAGTTTGGCCCTTGGAGCCTTGGGTggccaaaggcagctgctgctggtccctcTGGGTGTGCCCgtgttcagcagtgctgctccatcaGTCTGTGCCCAGCAATGGGGAAaagcctcagccctgcagggccaggagctgccaggctctgcctgagcagctcagccagcaggaagggagctgcTCTACACGGGAACCAGCAGCAAAGGACATTCCTTTTGTAGgacatgttttcttttgaaagagaaaaaaaagaaaaaagaaaaaaatatatataatgtgaaagataaaagcaaaaaccaaGTGTTAGTGAAAAAACTCGTGTAACTTTGCATTAAGAGGTAAATGATCGTTAAAAACGAGAACTCAGTTATTTACACTGTAAATGGGCTGATGGCATGGATCCATCCTACTGACGTCAGCAGccttttaaaagattttgtttccaacactggtATTTGAAATTGTGCTCAAAGCAAGAGGAAATTGTTTTGTGCCCTTCCAGCACCAAGCAAGACTGGGAAAGGAAACTCTGTAAATCCCTAAATCCCTTAGAGGATGACCTTCCTTCTCAGCCTGGTAATGAGCTGCACATTCCCTTTGAAACTGTCCGAAAATTCTTAAAGACACCAAGTCCCACTTACGGCTTTTTGCTCTGGTTGGGAAGTGCAGAAGGGCAATTCTCCAtccctcagctccagcctgcactgcctcagGAACACGGCCCACTTGCCAGCCTTGGCCCACTCGTGGCACTTctagaggaggaagaaagtgcAATTGCACAATTCCAGccaataaaaaaggaagaatgggACAGACAAAATACCCTGTGCAGATCCAGGAGTTTAGATGGGACTGTGGAGAGTCTGGGCCCTTGCCAATTGGATGCGTGTCCCCAGCTGCAATCTCTGGGCCTGCAGGAGAGTCTCACTCACCTGCCAAAGCAGAAAGCTCAGGCGCTGTGCTCAGAACGGGCCCGTCTGATGCAAAGCTGTCAGAGCAAtgtgagggcagagccagcccagctgggcccagggctgagcccagcagagccctggcagagcccagagcagcctcagcacccgcagagcccggctgcaaggagagaaagcagaaactgcccgtcagctgagggctcctgtccccttgTGCCAAGGCCTGCGGTGCCCAGaccatgctggctgtgcccagagctgtgcccagagctgcccatccctgctgcctttgggagcagagcaggagggcaggacacgtgcccagcctgcagccagccacggcacatccagccctcagcagctgcccagagcaggatgctcctgtgctcgctgccatctcccaaaagctctgatcccaccctGCCAAGCAGACAGGGACCCACCTCACGCCATCCAcggctggaagaaaagctgctcccaaaccatgtcctcagccttccccAAGGGCACGGCCCATCCAcgccacagctgctcccaagcaCTTCCCATCCAGACTGGACCACCCAGAATGCttcctctggaaaaacaaacaacacattATTGAAAAGAGATTggagacaaaaaggaaaaacaagaaaaaagggaaaaactcttATCTCTGTCAAAGGCTGAGGAAGGTCCAACCCCTACAACGCTAGGGAAAAACACAGCCATGGGTGAGGGAAGCCCAAACTTTTTCtcttcccccctgcactgccccccaaaatcacagggatcccaaagcaaacaagggcagtggagcagcccaagcccttcctttcctgcacagcaaagcagctgagcacagcttctggagtcccacctctgctcccaccatggggttGGTTTGTgtcgggctggctgccccagccccagcccaggccacGGTGGGTActgggggctgttggcagggccaggagcccactcccattttgtacccaccccagcccatccccccagccctgccaaaaagcagctgggcagccGACTGAAGAATGAgttgcatctgccccagcaaagggggaacctttgcttccctgccaggctgggcaatgcccaaatctgggagcatttccccagctctggactCATCTGCAAATTCCCTGTGGACTTTGGCTTTGAAGAAAGTGCCAGAATCAAAGTCCATCACCTTCAGCCACCGGTGGCCAGGTTGAGGAAGAGCTTGTCATCCTTGAAGTCATCCtcgctgtctccagcagcagcaacatccccacctggtacagcttctccaggggctccttctccttccctgcggtgagaccaggctctcagggctctgcccagggccccagctgtcagggaaccaggacaagcaaaaccagcctGGATGGCGGccacctgtgctgggcagggcagctcagctccagcacaagggctgcGTGTTCCCATCCCATGacccctgggcagtgacacaggcAGCACAAAAAGGTCTGGGCTCCTTTGCTTCTGATTGCCAAGGTGTGTGTGGAGCTGGAACTTACCAGGGCCTGGGATCAAAGTGTGCCTGGgactctctcccttcttctatgGCAGAGGAATATCCTGCACCCAAGGATCACAGAACAGATCTTCTAATGTGGGTCTGTCCAAGAAGTGCACGGATAAACACCACCTGATCAGATCTTTGCACTctggggagagaaagcagaaactgccgctcagctggagaaggctcctgtcTGCTTTGCCCCACTATTCCCATGCCCAGGCCATTCTGGATAcgctcagagctgggcctcaaCTTTCCCATCAATTCCCTgttctggaggagagcaggacatgtgccccctcctcagcagctgccagagtgGGATGCTCACGAGcccgctgctggctcccagcactggtattccCCCCATGCCCAGAGAAGAGGATCCACCTTGagagagcccttgtggcagtgagagctggccccagcagatgttccagcccctcctgaaagggtgctccccgcagaccatctggtgcagcaggatgcccagggaccagatcgTTGCTGCCTCGCCGTGGTACCAGCCATAGTGGTTCCATTCCGGGGGGCTGTATGACGgtgttcctatggaatacagatggagttcagcagggggatgctgctgctcccacagcctggccccagcatccctgggtgtgCAGGGGCTGCATCAGTGGCACACAGGGTGACCACTGCCCTCTCgccagcacctgggacttgtgCACAAACTCAGGGTTGCAAAAGAAGCCACTGGTGTTGGaagagggcagccctggctaGGCCTGACCATGACATGCAAAGGGAaatcccctctgtgctggggaaaaaacattcCCTTATCCTCCCTGCTTGCATTGCTCCTAAAATATTATGAAGCCAAGGCAAACAGGGCGAGTGGAGCAGTCCAAGCCCTTCCTCTCGCCTGCACCACAaactggctggggcacaggTTCTGGCCACCCCTCTCTGCTACCCCCACCCACGGGGGTttttgtcaggctggctgccccagcccagcccccatCCTGGGAAGAGTGGCTGGCAAAGgctgacagcagggctggaagatggctccccacccagccccccTCCAAAGCAACTCAGCTGAAGACTCAGTCCCCTGACTGGCAGCAAAAGGGAGAATCccctctgccacagccagcttggcctgggagatgctgggccATGAGatgccagcaccaggagcacacCCCTGTGgaggctcacctgcaaagtgcGTGTAGCCTGTGTCTtgcaggtaggtgccacagccaaagtcaatcagtttggcctgcccggtggccaggtcaaccaggatgttctctggtttgatgtcgcggtgcaggaccccgcagctggtgcagtgccacacggcctccagcacctggcggaacagcTCCCGCGCCACCTCCTCGGACAGGAACCGCCGTGCCCGAATGAAATCCCgcaggtcctgacaccgctcTGGCCGCTCCAGCACCATCACAATTTTGTTGGGGAACTcgagccactccagcagctgcaccacaCCGGGGAAGCCGGTGGACACCTTGTCCAGCAGCACGATCTCCAGCGGTGCTCTGGTGCCgtcgggctgcgggaggagcacgaTGCCCTCAGTGG is a window encoding:
- the LOC132334649 gene encoding serine/threonine-protein kinase pim-1-like, coding for PGPAMPPARPRPRAGLRRPRPRPRPRPRASRRSLASARLWPYWRCRCWAGISAWGSGGIAALFFRLARARPRPQRRARRMVHPRPQPQLLPGPAEDTRGAAAPAASAAASPARAPPLGSAAAGPEPPVSRSQERTPGDGRPGAGEGRSGAVAGPGPSADSRVPPAGKAQEALQERYRLGSLLGRGGFGSVFAATRLSDGAPVAIKRVPRNRVRHWGELPDGTRAPLEIVLLDKVSTGFPGVVQLLEWLEFPNKIVMVLERPERCQDLRDFIRARRFLSEEVARELFRQVLEAVWHCTSCGVLHRDIKPENILVDLATGQAKLIDFGCGTYLQDTGYTHFAGTPSYSPPEWNHYGWYHGEAATIWSLGILLHQMVCGEHPFRRGWNICWGQLSLPQGLSQECKDLIRWCLSVHFLDRPTLEDLFCDPWVQDIPLP